From Gemmatimonadota bacterium:
TGCTGCAGGCCGGTCGGCAGCGCCGGATCGACCGACTGGCGTCCGGCCTGGAGCGGTTGAGCCCCGACGAGCGCGCCGTGCTGGACCGGGCGGCCGTCCTGCTCACGCGCGTCGTCCGGGGGGAGTGACCCGCCTGCCCGTTGCGCGCCGGCTTCGGCGCGCCGAACATGGCCGGACCGTCCCTTCCAGCCGGAGTCCGCCATGCCCGGGTCTCTCGTCCGTGTGCTGCCCGCCCTGCTCCTCGTGCTTCCCGCCGCCCTGACCGCCTGCGGGGGCGGGGACGGCGCCGCGTCGGCAGACGGCGGGGACCACACCGCCGCACCGGCCGAGCCCCGGATCGAGATGGCGCCGACCGGGCCGGAGGAACTGCCGCCGGCCATCCTGGGCGAAGGCGGCGCGCCGCAGGGGATGGACCTCCACTACGTCGACGGCGACAGCGCCACCACGGGCTACCTCGCGGTGCCCGAAGGTGCAGGCCCCTTCCCCGCCGTCCTGCTCATCCACGAGTGGAACGGCGTGGTCGACCGCATCCGTCAGATCGCCGACGCGTTCGCGCGCGAGGGCTACGTGGCGCTGGCCGTCGACCTCTACCAGGGACGCACCGGCTCCAACCCCGAAGAGAACATGGCGCTGGTGCGCGAGACCCGTGAGGATCCCGAGGCCATGATCGCCAACCTGAACGCCGCGGCGCGTACCCTGCGGGCCCGCCCGGACGTGACCGGCAAGGTGGCCACGATGGGGTGGTGCTTCGGCGGCGGGGTGGCGCTGTCGTATGCGTTGGACGGGGAGAGCCACGACGGCACTGCGATCTTCTACGGAGGGCTCGTGGACGACCCGACGCGGCTCGCCTCCATCCATCACGAGGTATACGGCACGTTCGCGGCGGAGGACCAGGGCCCGTCCCCCGAGCAGGTGGATGGCTTCGTGGCCGCGCTGCGCGAAGCGGGCGTGCCGAACGACGTGCACATCTACGACGACGTCAACCACGGCTTCTGGCTCTACGTGGAGCGCGACGCCGAGGACGCGCGCGGTCCGGCGCTCGATGCCTGGCAGCGGCTCAAGGCCTACCTCGACCGCACGCTGTCGTAGTCTCGGGCGCGTTCCGGCGCGTGCGCACGCTCGTCGTTCTGGCCGCGGGCCTCGGTCGCCGCTTCGGTGGGCCCAAGCAGCTCGAGCCGCTGGGCCCGCACGGTGAGAGCCTGCTGGAGCTCACGCTGCACGACGCCTGGCGCGCCGGGATCGGTCACGCCGTGCTGGTCACGCGCGCGGAGCTCGAGGCTCCCCTGCGCGACCGGCTGCAACGAGGGGCCGCGCGGGCGCTCGCGCTCGACTTCGCCCTCCAGGAGGTGGACGCTGCCACCGGCAAGCCCTGGGGGACGGCGCACGCGGTGTCGGCCGCGGCGCCGCACGTGCGCGGACCGTTCGGCGTCGTGAACGCCGACGACCTCTACGGCCGCGCCGCCCTCGCGGCCCTGGCCGACAGCCTCGCGGCCCTGCGTCCCGGCGCGCCCTCCGCTCCCGTGCGGGGTGTGCTCGTGGCCTACCCGCTGGACCGCACCCTTTCTTCGAACGGCGGGGTCTCGCGCGGTGCCTGCGTGACCGACGCGGCGCACCGTCTGCTCGGCATCGAGGAGACGCTCGGGCTGGAGGCCACGCCTGCCGGAGCGGTGCGCGGGCGCCGACTGGACGGGACCTCCGTCACGCTGCCGGGCACGACCCCCGTCTCGCTCAATCTGTGGGGCTTCGAGGCGGGGGTGCTTCCGCTGCTGGCGGCCTCCTTCGCCCGCTTCCGGGAGCGGGCGTCCGCCGGGGAGGAGCACCAGCTTCCCACCGCGGTGGCCGAAGCGGTGCAGTCGGGCCAGCTGGTCGTGACCGTGCGGCCCACCGACGCCGAGTGGATCGGCGTCACGCATCCCGCGGACGCCGCGCCCGTGCGCGCGCGCCTGGCGGAATGGTTCCGCGAGGGGCGCTATCCGGCGTCCCTCTTCACGTAGAACGCAGAGGCTCGGATGCAGCTCCAGTGGGTGGACTGGGCGGTGATCGCGGCGTACGGGGCGCTGGCGCTGGCGGTGGGCGTCTTCTTCGCGCGGCGCGCGGGCCAGGGCACCGAGGACTTCTTCCTGGCCGGACGCAAGCTGCCGTGGTGGCTGCTCGGCACGTCCATGGTGGCCACCACCTTCTCCACCGACACGCCCAACCTGGTCACGGACCTGGTCCGCAGCGGGGGGGTGGCGCAGAACTGGGTGTGGTGGGCCTTCGCCATCACCGGGCTCTGCACGGTGTTCTTCTACGCGAAGCTCTGGCGGCGCTCGGGTGCGCTCACCGACATGAGCTTCTACGAGCTGCGCTACTCGGGGCCCGAAGCCGCCTTCCTCCGCGGCTTCCGCGCCATCTACCTGGGCGTGTTCTTCAACGTGATGATCATGGCCACGGTGACGCTCGCCGCGATCAAGATCGGCGGGGTGCTCCTGGGGCTCGGCAAGTTCGAGACGGTGGTCCTGGCCGCCACCGTCACCGTGATCTACTCCGCCACGTCGGGGCTGTGGGGTGTGGTGGTCACCGACCTGCTGCTGTTCGTGCTCGCCATGGTGGGATCGGTGGCCGCGGCCTGGTTCGCGCTGGCCCATCCGGCCGTGGGCGGGCTGGACGGGCTGTTCGCCCATCCCGCCGTGCAGGGCCGGCTGTCGCTCCTGCCCGACTTCTCCGATCCCCGCTCCGCGCTCGCGATCTTCATCGTGCCGGTGGCGATCCAGTGGTGGAGCACGTGGTACCCGGGCGCGGAGCCGGGCGGAGGCGGCTATGTCGCGCAGCGCATGCTGGCCGCGCGCGACGAGCGCGAGTCCATGCTCTCCACGCTGTGGTTCAACGTGGCCCACTACGCGCTGCGCCCCTGGCCCTGGTTGATCGTGGCGCTCGCCTCGCTGGTGGTGTATCCCGATCTGGCCTCGCTCGCGGAGCGGTTCCCCAACGTGGATCCCTCCATCGTGCGTGACGACCTGGCCTATCCGGCCATGCTGGTCTTCCTGCCGACCGGTCTGCTCGGCCTGGTGGTGGCCTCGTTGGCCGCGGCCTACATGTCCACCATCAGCACGCACCTGAACTGGGGTGCCTCGTACGTCGTGGACGACGTGTACCGCCGCTTCCTCGTGCCGGACGCGGACGAACGGCACTACGTCACGGTAGGGCGGATCACCACGGTGGGGTTGATCGTGCTCGCCTCCACGGTGGCGCTCTGGTTGGAGAACGCCATGCAGGCCTTCCAGATCCTCCTGCAGATCGGGGCCGGCACCGGACTGGTGTTCCTGCTGCGCTGGTTCTGGTGGCGCATCAACGCCTGGACCGAGATCGCCGCCATGGGGGCGTCGTTCCTGGTGGCCGTGTGGTTCCAGTTCGTCCACACCCGGGTGGGCCTGCCCCCGCTCGACGCGTCCCTGCAGCTGGTGATCGGTGTGGCCGTCACGACCGTGGGGTGGCTGGCGGTGACGTTCCTGACCCGCCCGACCGAGCGCGCCACCCTCCAACGCTTCTACGACCGTATCCGGCCGGCGGGCTCGGGATGGCAGCAGGTGGTGGACACCCACGGCCGACCGGGAGACGGCACCATCCCGGCAGCGGTGGCGGGGTGGTTCCTGGGCTGCGCGACGATCTACGCGGCGCTCTTCGGCACCGGCTACCTGCTCTATGGCCGCACGACGTGGGCCGTGACGGCCTATGCGGTCTGTGTCGTCTGTGGCTGGGGGCTGCTCCGGATGCTTCCGCGCGTGAGCCTCACGCGGTAGGCGCCGCCCGCGCGCTCAAAGGAGCGCATCCACGCGCGCGCCGTCGGAGGCCACGGCCGTGAAGACGACCGGATCTTCGACCGCGAAGTCACGCAACCGGCGCAGCAGCGCTGCGCGCACGGACTCCTCCGTGTGCTCGTCCGTGAGCGCCACCATCGATCCCCCGAGCCCCGCCCCGGTCAATCGCGCGCCGTGCGCGCCCGCACGACGGGCTTCGGTGACCAGCGCGTCCAGGCGCGGCGTGCTCACGCCGTAGTCGTCGGCCAGGCTCGCGTGCGACGCATCCATCGCCGCGCCGAAGTCCTCGGCGTCCCCCCGCGCCAGCGCCGCCGCCGCGGCGAGCACCCGCTGCGCCTCCGTCAACGTGTGCCGCACGCAGCGCAGCGTCGGGCCGTCCAGCCGGGTCTCGGCGCGCGCCACCGGAGCGAGATCGGGGCGCGCCAGCAGACGCGCGTACGTCACGCCCGCACCCCCGTCCACCCCCAGATCCGTGCGCTCGGCGGGCGTCCACGTCGCGGTCAGCGCCGCGAGGCCGTCGGCGCACGCGCGCACCCGCGCGTTGTAGACGGCCTGTGCCTCCCCCGACTTCTCCGCCCGTTCGCCCGAGTGCGCGACCACGAAGCGCCAGGTGTCGGGAATGGGGATCGCGTGCAGCGTCAACGGCTCGAAGTCGATGCGGAGCGCGTGACCCGCTCGACCGCCCAGCGAGATGGCCTGGTCCATGCCACCGCCCTCCGTGCCCACGAAGCGCTCCGCGCGCGCGGCTCGCGCCATGAGCTCGGCACGCGCACAGGTGATCCGGTTGGTGTGCAGCAGGGCCAGCATCGTGGCCACGACCAGCGCCGAGGAGCTGCTGAGCCCTGCGGCCACGGGCACATCGCTCGTCACCCAGGCATCGACCCCCACGGGCGCCACGCCCCGCTCGGCCGCCAGCGTCTGCACGGCCCCCGCGCCGGCCTTCACGTAGTTCAGCCAGTGTCCGGGGCGCCCGCGCTCCAGGGGCTCGGACAGGAGGAAGGTGCCGCGTTCGGCCGCGGGGTCGGCGTTGGCCACCCGGACCACGGCGTCGGGCCGCGCCCGCAGGACCAGCTCCACGCGCCGCTGCAGCGCCATCGGCAGCACGGGGAGTCCGTTGTAGTCGGTGTGGTCGCCGATGAGGTTCACGCGCCCGGGCGCGAATGCCACGTGGGTCGGCGGAGCGCCGAACGCCTCCGTGAAACGATCGACCCGGACGGAGGCCGGCGGGTGGCGGAGATCCATGGGGCGAAGCGTAGGCGACGCGGCGCGCACGGGCCAGCGGGCCCCGCTCCGCGGATTGCGGACCGGCGGGCAGGCCGGTCTACTGCCTGTCGTGGCCGGGCCGCAGGCCCGGAGGACGTCACGGGCCACCGACACCGGCAGGAGCGCGATGCGAGGCAGACGGGTCATCACGGTCGTCGACGCGCACGCGGGCGGCGAGCCCGGGCGGGTCGTGACGGGCGGGGTGCGGATCCCCCCGGCCGAGCGCGTCTACGACACCATGCGCTGGATGGAGCGCGAGGCCGACGGCCTGCGACGCCTGCTGCTCCGGGAGCCGCGCGGCTACCCCGCCCTGTGCGCCAACGTGCTGGTGCCGCCCTGCCATCCCGAGGCGGACGCCGGGTTCGTGATCCTGGAGCAGACGGAGTACCCGCCCATGTCCGGGAGCAACACCTTCTGTGTGGCCACCGTGCTCCTCGAGACCGGGATGATCGAACCCACCGAGCCCGTCACGCGGTTCACGCTCGAGGCGCCGGCCGGTCTGGTGCGCATCGAGGCGCGGGTCCGCGCAGGGCAGGTGCAGTCCATCCGGTTCGAGAATGTGCCGGCCTTCGCCGTGCACCTGGACGCCGAGATCGACGTGCCGACCCTCGGTCGGGTGCGGGTGGACGTGGCCTGGGGCGGCATGTTCCACGTCCTGGCGGACGCGGCCCGCCTCGGGCTGGAGCTCGTGCCTGAACGGGGCGCCGAACTGGCGCGCGTGGGGGCGATGCTCACCGCCGCGGCCCGCGAGCAGCTGCCCGCGGTCCACCCGACGAACCCCGGCATCGAGGGCGTGTCGATCGCCCAGCTCACGGGACCGCCCTCGGGTCCCCACGCGGACGGGCGCAACACCGTCGTCGTCTCCACGGGCACCGTGGATTGGGATCGCCCCTCCACCTGGCGGGGCGCGCTGGACCGCTCCCCGTGCGGCACGGGCACCTGCGCCCGCATGGCGGTCCTGCACGCCCGCGGCCTGCTCGAGGTCGGCCAGCCCTTCCGCCACGAAGGGATCCTGGGCACGGTCTGGACGGGGTCGCTTGGTGCCCCGACCCGCATCGGGGACCGGGACGCCGTGGTGCCCGCGCTGGAGGGGCGAGCCTGGATCACGGGCTTCTCGCACCTCGTGCTGGACCCGGAAGATCCGTTCCCCGAGGGGTTTACGCTCGGCGATCTGTGGAGTTGAGTGAATCCTGGCCCGGTCCTCGGGCGCGGTCCTCCCAGGCCAAATACTTGACGTGTCATATTTTTAATCCAGATTCATCGCATGCCATCCCCTCCCCGCTCGCTCGCCGACGCCCTGCGCCAGGGACAGCCGTTCCGCTCACCGGCCCAGGAGGCCCTCCTGGGGCTGT
This genomic window contains:
- a CDS encoding dienelactone hydrolase family protein, whose protein sequence is MPGSLVRVLPALLLVLPAALTACGGGDGAASADGGDHTAAPAEPRIEMAPTGPEELPPAILGEGGAPQGMDLHYVDGDSATTGYLAVPEGAGPFPAVLLIHEWNGVVDRIRQIADAFAREGYVALAVDLYQGRTGSNPEENMALVRETREDPEAMIANLNAAARTLRARPDVTGKVATMGWCFGGGVALSYALDGESHDGTAIFYGGLVDDPTRLASIHHEVYGTFAAEDQGPSPEQVDGFVAALREAGVPNDVHIYDDVNHGFWLYVERDAEDARGPALDAWQRLKAYLDRTLS
- the galK gene encoding galactokinase codes for the protein MTRLPRIALLPVSVARDVLRACGPATTGSRPACPPVRNPRSGARWPVRAASPTLRPMDLRHPPASVRVDRFTEAFGAPPTHVAFAPGRVNLIGDHTDYNGLPVLPMALQRRVELVLRARPDAVVRVANADPAAERGTFLLSEPLERGRPGHWLNYVKAGAGAVQTLAAERGVAPVGVDAWVTSDVPVAAGLSSSSALVVATMLALLHTNRITCARAELMARAARAERFVGTEGGGMDQAISLGGRAGHALRIDFEPLTLHAIPIPDTWRFVVAHSGERAEKSGEAQAVYNARVRACADGLAALTATWTPAERTDLGVDGGAGVTYARLLARPDLAPVARAETRLDGPTLRCVRHTLTEAQRVLAAAAALARGDAEDFGAAMDASHASLADDYGVSTPRLDALVTEARRAGAHGARLTGAGLGGSMVALTDEHTEESVRAALLRRLRDFAVEDPVVFTAVASDGARVDALL
- a CDS encoding proline racemase family protein, with translation MRGRRVITVVDAHAGGEPGRVVTGGVRIPPAERVYDTMRWMEREADGLRRLLLREPRGYPALCANVLVPPCHPEADAGFVILEQTEYPPMSGSNTFCVATVLLETGMIEPTEPVTRFTLEAPAGLVRIEARVRAGQVQSIRFENVPAFAVHLDAEIDVPTLGRVRVDVAWGGMFHVLADAARLGLELVPERGAELARVGAMLTAAAREQLPAVHPTNPGIEGVSIAQLTGPPSGPHADGRNTVVVSTGTVDWDRPSTWRGALDRSPCGTGTCARMAVLHARGLLEVGQPFRHEGILGTVWTGSLGAPTRIGDRDAVVPALEGRAWITGFSHLVLDPEDPFPEGFTLGDLWS
- a CDS encoding sodium:solute symporter family protein, with the translated sequence MQLQWVDWAVIAAYGALALAVGVFFARRAGQGTEDFFLAGRKLPWWLLGTSMVATTFSTDTPNLVTDLVRSGGVAQNWVWWAFAITGLCTVFFYAKLWRRSGALTDMSFYELRYSGPEAAFLRGFRAIYLGVFFNVMIMATVTLAAIKIGGVLLGLGKFETVVLAATVTVIYSATSGLWGVVVTDLLLFVLAMVGSVAAAWFALAHPAVGGLDGLFAHPAVQGRLSLLPDFSDPRSALAIFIVPVAIQWWSTWYPGAEPGGGGYVAQRMLAARDERESMLSTLWFNVAHYALRPWPWLIVALASLVVYPDLASLAERFPNVDPSIVRDDLAYPAMLVFLPTGLLGLVVASLAAAYMSTISTHLNWGASYVVDDVYRRFLVPDADERHYVTVGRITTVGLIVLASTVALWLENAMQAFQILLQIGAGTGLVFLLRWFWWRINAWTEIAAMGASFLVAVWFQFVHTRVGLPPLDASLQLVIGVAVTTVGWLAVTFLTRPTERATLQRFYDRIRPAGSGWQQVVDTHGRPGDGTIPAAVAGWFLGCATIYAALFGTGYLLYGRTTWAVTAYAVCVVCGWGLLRMLPRVSLTR
- a CDS encoding NTP transferase domain-containing protein, producing MRTLVVLAAGLGRRFGGPKQLEPLGPHGESLLELTLHDAWRAGIGHAVLVTRAELEAPLRDRLQRGAARALALDFALQEVDAATGKPWGTAHAVSAAAPHVRGPFGVVNADDLYGRAALAALADSLAALRPGAPSAPVRGVLVAYPLDRTLSSNGGVSRGACVTDAAHRLLGIEETLGLEATPAGAVRGRRLDGTSVTLPGTTPVSLNLWGFEAGVLPLLAASFARFRERASAGEEHQLPTAVAEAVQSGQLVVTVRPTDAEWIGVTHPADAAPVRARLAEWFREGRYPASLFT